The Heliorestis convoluta genome includes the window ATGTTGACGCCTATCGGATTCCATGGCCTGAGGGAGTAGAGAAAGATGTGGTAGCTCTGATTGATGGACTCTTCACGTCGGCACCTGCTTGGACTACGGCGTTAACTGAATTTCGCAATCGTGTAGTTCCTTATTTCGGTATTAAAGTGCCAGAGTCCAATTCTCAAATGAGAGCGGCTGATTTTGACTTTACACCAGGAAGTAAAGGCAGTTTCTTTCGTGTCTACGAAAGAGAGGAAGATGAGATTGTTGTAGGAGACGATGATCGTCACCTTAACTTTCGCATTTCCTTTATGCTTGATAGGGAAGAAAGTAACAGTCTGAAGCAAGAGGATGCAAAGGTT containing:
- a CDS encoding DUF2867 domain-containing protein, coding for MSKIIVEEVALPVDSVLKESLERVDYVDAYRIPWPEGVEKDVVALIDGLFTSAPAWTTALTEFRNRVVPYFGIKVPESNSQMRAADFDFTPGSKGSFFRVYEREEDEIVVGDDDRHLNFRISFMLDREESNSLKQEDAKVWAVVSTAVQFHNWLGKAYFLPVRPFHRRMVPAMLKSLASKSRVKKA